Proteins encoded together in one Coffea arabica cultivar ET-39 chromosome 2c, Coffea Arabica ET-39 HiFi, whole genome shotgun sequence window:
- the LOC113726981 gene encoding putative pentatricopeptide repeat-containing protein At5g09950 — MFLPELISKSTTVHRRFHLYSYSISSFSTLAASIFHSYCQQILPKPIFANPPEDPIQTPFSPLNQYKKSQEEALPSHSRKSPSFDEIPSCFSPVVPEKRDFLIKKYQYSCSQFDAEQLHLDVIKNGLHKDLFLCNTLISVYGRVGDMVAAYHLFAEMSERNSVTWACLVSGCNQNDMFEDACHIFREMLVSGLFPNHYAVGSALRACQALRASGLRFGMQIHGLISKTPYSCDVLVCNVLISMYGSCMSSYEYAWQVFYGIKFRNLISWNSIISVYSQREDAVSAFKLFSGLQKEGSVFSFRPTQYTFGSLITAASCSCVFVLEQTLAAVEKTGYVQDLYVGSALVSGFSRFGMLDTANKIFEQMGTRNAATLNGLMIGLVRLGQGEQAVKVFMETRNLVRITSDSLLVLLSSFPEFSSFDVGRRKGRELHANVIRTGLDYSQVSVGNGLINMYAKCDAIEDAFSVFRLMVDRDSVSWNSIISGLDQNECFEDALIIFHRMKSTGLVPSNFTIISVLSSCGKLGWIAMGGQLHSEGLKLGLDFDVSVSNALLSLYANCGFIATCRKLFSLMTEYDQVSWNSIIGALSGSDIYGHDAIGYFKEMMQSGWKLNKVTFINVLEALVSPSLLELAHQVHSLVLKYGAMNDSSIENALLSCYGKCGAINLCENIFSRMLGRRDEVSWNCMISGYIHNELLSKAMNLVWLMLQNGQRLDSFTFASVLSACASVATLERGMEVHACAVRSCLESDVVIGSALVDMYTKCGRIDYASRFFELMPVRNVYSWNSMISGYARHGCGHKALDLFSRMKMQGQSPDHVTFVGVLSACSHVGLVEKGFYHFESMSNLYGLIPQMEHYSCIVDLLGRAGKLENIEDFINRMPMMPNNLIWRTVLGACSRANGRRRDLGNKAAQMLMELEPQNAANYVLLANMHASGGRWADVAEARHAMREAAVRKEAGCSWVTMKDGVHVFVSGDKSHPDKDAIYAKLKELHLKIKDAGYVPELKFAMYDLEQENKEELLSYHSERLAVAFILTRKSELPIRIMKNLRICGDCHSAFKYISEIVGRQIILRDSNRFHHFVGGKCSCNDYW, encoded by the coding sequence ATGTTTCTACCAGAACTTATCTCAAAATCCACAACAGTTCACAGGAGATTCCATTTATATTCTTACTCAATTTCTAGTTTCAGTACATTGGCTGCCTCAATTTTTCACTCATACTGCCAACAAATTCTTCCCAAACCCATCTTCGCCAACCCGCCAGAGGACCCGATTCAGACACCCTTTTCTCCATTGAACCAATACAAGAAAAGCCAAGAAGAAGCTCTGCCATCCCATTCAAGAAAAAGCCCTTCATTTGACGAGATACCCTCTTGTTTTTCGCCTGTAGTTCCTGAAAAACGTGATTTTTTGATCAAGAAATACCAATATTCATGCTCCCAATTTGATGCTGAACAGCTTCATTTAGATGTAATAAAAAATGGGTTGCACAAAGATTTGTTCTTGTGTAACACCCTTATTAGTGTGTACGGTAGAGTTGGGGATATGGTTGCTGCATATCATTTGTTTGCTGAAATGTCGGAAAGAAATTCAGTTACTTGGGCTTGCCTGGTTTCTGGTTGCAACCAGAATGATATGTTTGAGGATGCGTGCCACATTTTCCGAGAAATGCTGGTCTCGGGGCTTTTCCCAAATCACTATGCTGTTGGTAGTGCTTTGAGAGCTTGTCAGGCCTTACGGGCCTCTGGTTTAAGGTTCGGTATGCAAATTCACGGTTTAATTTCAAAAACGCCATATTCATGTGATGTTCTTGTGTGCAATGTATTGATTTCGATGTATGGGAGTTGTATGAGTTCTTATGAGTATGCCTGGCAAGTTTTTTATGGTATAAAATTTAGGAACTTGATCTCTTGGAACTCCATTATTTCAGTCTATTCTCAAAGAGAAGATGCTGTTTCAGCTTTCAAGCTCTTTTCTGGTTTGCAGAAAGAGGGTTCAGTATTTAGTTTCAGACCCACTCAGTATACTTTTGGGAGCTTAATTACTGCAGCCTCCTGTTCTTGTGTGTTTGTTCTTGAGCAGACTCTTGCTGCAGTCGAGAAGACTGGATATGTGCAAGACCTCTATGTTGGTAGTGCATTGGTTAGTGGGTTTTCAAGGTTTGGTATGCTTGATACTGCTAATAAAATCTTTGAACAGATGGGCACAAGGAATGCAGCGACCCTCAATGGACTAATGATTGGATTGGTAAGGCTAGGTCAAGGTGAACAGGCAGTTAAGGTTTTTATGGAAACAAGAAATTTAGTTAGAATCACTTCTGATTCCTTGCTGGTTCTGTTGAGCAGTTTTCCTGAATTTTCATCATTCGATGTAGGACGAAGGAAAGGCAGGGAGCTACATGCAAATGTTATTCGGACTGGCTTAGATTATTCCCAGGTTTCTGTTGGAAATGGGTTGATTAATATGTATGCCAAATGTGATGCAATTGAAGATGCTTTTTCTGTTTTCAGACTCATGGTAGATAGAGATTCAGTATCATGGAATTCTATAATATCAGGTCTAGATCAAAATGAGTGCTTTGAAGATGCACTTATAATATTTCATAGAATGAAGAGTACTGGACTGGTGCCTTCAAACTTTACTATCATAAGCGTATTGAGTTCATGTGGAAAATTAGGTTGGATCGCAATGGGAGGACAACTACATAGTGAAGGACTTAAGCTgggacttgattttgatgtttcaGTATCAAATGCTCTTCTTTCACTATATGCCAATTGTGGATTTATTGCTACATGCAGGAAGTTATTCTCGTTGATGACTGAATACGATCAAGTTTCATGGAATTCTATTATTGGGGCCCTTAGTGGTTCCGACATATATGGTCATGACGCCATAGGGTATTTCAAAGAAATGATGCAATCTGGATGGAAGCTTAATAAAGTCACCTTTATAAATGTTCTTGAAGCACTAGTGTCTCCTTCTCTTCTTGAGCTTGCTCACCAAGTTCATTCTCTTGTGCTAAAGTATGGTGCTATGAATGATAGTTCAATTGAGAATGCACTTCTCTCTTGCTATGGAAAGTGTGGAGCAATAAATTTATGTGAAAATATATTCTCAAGAATGCTGGGGAGGAGAGATGAAGTCAGTTGGAACTGCATGATTTCAGGTTACATACACAATGAGCTCTTGTCCAAGGCCATGAATCTGGTCTGGCTTATGTTGCAGAATGGCCAAAGACTAGACAGTTTCACCTTTGCCTCTGTTCTTAGTGCCTGTGCTTCAGTTGCTACATTAGAGCGTGGTATGGAAGTTCATGCTTGTGCAGTTAGATCTTGTTTGGAATCTGATGTTGTTATTGGTAGTGCACTTGTTGACATGTATACTAAATGTGGAAGAATTGATTATGCTTCACGATTCTTTGAGTTAATGCCCGTGAGGAATGTCTATTCTTGGAATTCTATGATATCTGGCTATGCTCGGCATGGTTGTGGACACAAAGCTCTAGATCTTTTTTCAAGAATGAAAATGCAAGGTCAATCACCAGATCATGTCACCTTTGTTGGTGTCTTATCTGCATGTAGCCATGTGGGGTTGGTTGAGAAAGGTTTTTATCATTTTGAGTCAATGAGCAACTTATACGGCTTAATTCCTCAAATGGAGCACTACTCTTGCATTGTGGACCTACTTGGACGAGCAGGCAAGCTTGAAAATATAGAGGACTTCATTAATAGGATGCCTATGATGCCTAATAATTTAATTTGGAGAACTGTTTTAGGGGCCTGCAGTCGAGCAAATGGTCGCAGGAGAGATCTAGGCAACAAGGCAGCTCAAATGCTCATGGAGTTGGAACCTCAAAATGCAGCAAATTATGTACTTCTTGCTAACATGCATGCCTCAGGCGGAAGGTGGGCAGATGTTGCAGAGGCTAGACATGCAATGAGAGAAGCAGCTGTAAGGAAGGAAGCTGGATGCAGCTGGGTCACCATGAAAGATGGTGTTCACGTTTTTGTTTCTGGAGACAAATCACACCCTGATAAAGATGCTATATATGCAAAGCTTAAGGAACTACACTTGAAAATAAAGGATGCTGGATATGTGCCAGAGTTGAAATTTGCCATGTATGACCTTGAACAGGAGAACAAGGAAGAGCTGCTGAGCTACCATAGTGAGAGGCTAGCAGTCGCTTTCATTCTCACTCGCAAATCGGAGTTGCCCATAAGGATTATGAAGAATCTTCGGATATGCGGGGACTGTCACTCTGCCTTTAAATACATATCAGAAATAGTGGGTAGACAAATTATTTTAAGAGATTCTAATAGATTCCACCATTTTGTTGGTGGTAAGTGTTCATGCAATGATTATTGGTGA
- the LOC113728825 gene encoding replication protein A 70 kDa DNA-binding subunit B-like isoform X5, producing the protein MVNLLSIADIKPKMRGWSVHVIVQEKMHIASSQKSPTRYQKFVFSDDQGSRVEEIMFNAAIEKMGSKLHTFKKYLISNADVREIEEQYQTNGLAIQWVISAKTVVEELSEQGSCVLTNEFTPISFKDLASYADSKSQTVDIMAVVVDSMPVIPIKRDSQESFVQRFLIVNEEMVPTVLSLWNTFVENEGKLLTDHHSKHPVLICRRLKVVTYNGMKRNYLPSAVISRTITSLLKCFTAPGKN; encoded by the exons ATGGTGAATCTGCTTTCCATTGCTGATATCAAGCCAAAAATGAGGGGTTGGTCAGTGCATGTTATTGTTCAGGAAAAAATGCATATCGCTTCTTCACAGAAATCCCCTACAAGATACcaaaaatttgttttctctGATGACCAG GGATCAAGAGTTGAGGAAATTATGTTTAATGCTGCTATTGAAAAGATGGGATCAAAGCTTCATACTTTTAAGAAGTATCTGATATCAAATGCCGATGTTAGAGAAATTGAGGAACAATATCAGACTAATGGCCTTGCTATTCAATGGGTAATAAGTGCAAAAACTGTGGTTGAGGAGCTCAGTGAACAGGGAAGCTGTGTTTTGACTAACGAGTTTACTCCTATAAGCTTTAAAGACTTGGCCAGTTACGCTGATTCAAAGTCACAAACTGTTG ATATTATGGCTGTGGTTGTTGACTCAATGCCTGTGATTCCAATCAAAAGGGATTCACAGGAATCCTTTGTCCAGAGATTTCTCATTGTGAATGAAGA GATGGTCCCTACTGTTCTATCTCTATGGAATACATTTGTTGAAAATGAAGGAAAGCTGCTTACAGATCACCACAGCAAGCATCCAGTTCTTATATGCCGCAGGCTTAAAGTTGTCACATACAATG GAATGAAAAGGAACTACTTGCCCTCCGCCGTGATAAGCCGTACAATAACCAGTCTCCTAAAATGTTTTACGGCCCCCGGCAAAAACTAA
- the LOC113728825 gene encoding ATP-dependent DNA helicase PIF1-like isoform X2 encodes MLVLQEISKFLEQMGKSMDDFHLVPDYLGVTLDQRTTKEIETERNIQFTEEDLLLSSKLNAGQKFAYSSIMKQVFSPKKQSFFIDGPGGTGKTFLYRSILATLRSQGYIAIAVALSGIAVSILSGGRIAHSRFKIPLDISGNKSCQVSKQSSTAKLLIEAKLILWDEASMAKKEIIETFDMLLKDIMECDDPFGGKLVVFGGDFRQTLPVIKDATRDVLVQSSFVNSHLWTTLQKITLSENIRAVMDHSFSEFLLRIGEGREPEDEDGKISLCKDMTIPYDGKEASLNRSISDD; translated from the exons ATGCTGGTACTTCAGGAGATCAGTAAATTTTTGGAACAAATGGGTAAAAGCATGGATGACTTTCACTTGGTTCCTGACTACCTTGGTGTTACATTAGATCAACGGActacaaaagaaattgaaactGAAAGGAATATTCAGTTCACAGAGGAGGATCTGCTACTGTCTTCGAAACTTAATGCCGGTCAGAAATTTGCCTATAGCTCTATCATGAAACAAGTTTTCTCACCAAAAAAACAAAGTTTTTTCATTGATGGGCCAGGCGGGACAGGGAAAACTTTCCTTTATCGGTCAATACTTGCTACTTTGCGTTCTCAAGGCTATATAGCCATTGCTGTTGCATTGTCTGGCATTGCTGTCTCTATACTTTCTGGTGGGAGGATTGCACATTCACGCTTTAAGATCCCTCTTGATATATCAGGAAATAAATCTTGCCAAGTTAGTAAGCAAAGCTCAACCGCTAAGTTGCTTATAGAAGCCAAACTTATATTGTGGGATGAAGCTTCAATGGCTAAGAAGGAAATAATCGAAACATTTGATATGCTTCTCAAAGACATAATGGAATGCGATGATCCTTTTGGTGGCAAGCTGGTGGTTTTTGGAGGTGACTTCAGGCAGACTCTACCCGTGATTAAAGATGCAACAAGAGACGTTTTAGTTCAGTCAAGTTTTGTCAACTCGCATCTATGGACTACTTTGCAGAAGATTACTTTATCAGAAAATATAAGGGCTGTCATGGATCATTCTTTCTCTGAATTCTTACTACGGATAGGTGAGGGACGCGAACCAGAAGACGAAGATGGCAAAATATCTTTATGTAAGGATATGACAATCCCTTATGATGGAAAGGAGGCTTCTCTTAACAG ATCCATATCAGATGATTAA
- the LOC113728825 gene encoding replication protein A 70 kDa DNA-binding subunit B-like isoform X6 produces the protein MVNLLSIADIKPKMRGWSVHVIVQEKMHIASSQKSPTRYQKFVFSDDQGSRVEEIMFNAAIEKMGSKLHTFKKYLISNADVREIEEQYQTNGLAIQWVISAKTVVEELSEQGSCVLTNEFTPISFKDLASYADSKSQTVDIMAVVVDSMPVIPIKRDSQESFVQRFLIVNEEMVPTVLSLWNTFVENEGKLLTDHHSKHPVLICRRLKVVTYNGIALSTRNDSVIVVDPPVRDARSLKN, from the exons ATGGTGAATCTGCTTTCCATTGCTGATATCAAGCCAAAAATGAGGGGTTGGTCAGTGCATGTTATTGTTCAGGAAAAAATGCATATCGCTTCTTCACAGAAATCCCCTACAAGATACcaaaaatttgttttctctGATGACCAG GGATCAAGAGTTGAGGAAATTATGTTTAATGCTGCTATTGAAAAGATGGGATCAAAGCTTCATACTTTTAAGAAGTATCTGATATCAAATGCCGATGTTAGAGAAATTGAGGAACAATATCAGACTAATGGCCTTGCTATTCAATGGGTAATAAGTGCAAAAACTGTGGTTGAGGAGCTCAGTGAACAGGGAAGCTGTGTTTTGACTAACGAGTTTACTCCTATAAGCTTTAAAGACTTGGCCAGTTACGCTGATTCAAAGTCACAAACTGTTG ATATTATGGCTGTGGTTGTTGACTCAATGCCTGTGATTCCAATCAAAAGGGATTCACAGGAATCCTTTGTCCAGAGATTTCTCATTGTGAATGAAGA GATGGTCCCTACTGTTCTATCTCTATGGAATACATTTGTTGAAAATGAAGGAAAGCTGCTTACAGATCACCACAGCAAGCATCCAGTTCTTATATGCCGCAGGCTTAAAGTTGTCACATACAATG GAATAGCACTCTCAACAAGAAATGACTCAGTCATTGTTGTTGATCCTCCTGTTAGAGATGCTAGAAGtctaaaaaattaa
- the LOC113728825 gene encoding uncharacterized protein isoform X1: protein MLVLQEISKFLEQMGKSMDDFHLVPDYLGVTLDQRTTKEIETERNIQFTEEDLLLSSKLNAGQKFAYSSIMKQVFSPKKQSFFIDGPGGTGKTFLYRSILATLRSQGYIAIAVALSGIAVSILSGGRIAHSRFKIPLDISGNKSCQVSKQSSTAKLLIEAKLILWDEASMAKKEIIETFDMLLKDIMECDDPFGGKLVVFGGDFRQTLPVIKDATRDVLVQSSFVNSHLWTTLQKITLSENIRAVMDHSFSEFLLRIGEGREPEDEDGKISLCKDMTIPYDGKEASLNRLIESVFGDLNVYFSDPYQMINRCILSGTNNVVDDVNQLIIDRFPRDPHTYISSDRTLNERDQGDYEDFLNSLNPKGLPPHKLILKENCPIILLRNLNPMEGLCNGTRLICRELRHNTICAEIAVGQYRGKRVFLPKIPLQTSDSEKNGIPFKRTQFPVKLCFAMTINKSQGQTLDYVGIYLREPVFSHGQLYVAISRAKSSSAVKALIVPATYRDVVTECKTRNVVFHEVLELARQ from the exons ATGCTGGTACTTCAGGAGATCAGTAAATTTTTGGAACAAATGGGTAAAAGCATGGATGACTTTCACTTGGTTCCTGACTACCTTGGTGTTACATTAGATCAACGGActacaaaagaaattgaaactGAAAGGAATATTCAGTTCACAGAGGAGGATCTGCTACTGTCTTCGAAACTTAATGCCGGTCAGAAATTTGCCTATAGCTCTATCATGAAACAAGTTTTCTCACCAAAAAAACAAAGTTTTTTCATTGATGGGCCAGGCGGGACAGGGAAAACTTTCCTTTATCGGTCAATACTTGCTACTTTGCGTTCTCAAGGCTATATAGCCATTGCTGTTGCATTGTCTGGCATTGCTGTCTCTATACTTTCTGGTGGGAGGATTGCACATTCACGCTTTAAGATCCCTCTTGATATATCAGGAAATAAATCTTGCCAAGTTAGTAAGCAAAGCTCAACCGCTAAGTTGCTTATAGAAGCCAAACTTATATTGTGGGATGAAGCTTCAATGGCTAAGAAGGAAATAATCGAAACATTTGATATGCTTCTCAAAGACATAATGGAATGCGATGATCCTTTTGGTGGCAAGCTGGTGGTTTTTGGAGGTGACTTCAGGCAGACTCTACCCGTGATTAAAGATGCAACAAGAGACGTTTTAGTTCAGTCAAGTTTTGTCAACTCGCATCTATGGACTACTTTGCAGAAGATTACTTTATCAGAAAATATAAGGGCTGTCATGGATCATTCTTTCTCTGAATTCTTACTACGGATAGGTGAGGGACGCGAACCAGAAGACGAAGATGGCAAAATATCTTTATGTAAGGATATGACAATCCCTTATGATGGAAAGGAGGCTTCTCTTAACAG GTTAATCGAATCTGTTTTTGGTGATCTAAATGTGTATTTTTCAGATCCATATCAGATGATTAATCGGTGTATTCTATCAGGAACAAATAATGTTGTTGATGATGTTAACCAGCTCATTATTGATAGATTTCCTAGAGATCCGCATACTTATATAAGTTCTGACAGAACTCTTAACGAAAGAGATCAAGGAGACTATGAAGACTTTCTCAATTCTTTAAATCCAAAGGGGTTACCACCTCATAAGTTGATCTTGAAAGAGAACTGTCCAATTATTCTGCTCAGAAACTTGAACCCAATGGAGGGCCTTTGTAATGGTACCAGGCTTATATGTAGAGAGCTACGCCACAACACTATTTGTGCAGAGATTGCAGTGGGTCAGTACCGCGGTAAAAGAGTCTTCTTGCCAAAGATTCCTCTCCAAACTTCTGACAGCGAAAAGAATGGCATCCCCTTTAAGAGAACTCAATTTCCTGTCAAGTTATGTTTTGCAATGACGATTAACAAGTCTCAGGGGCAAACTCTGGATTATGTAGGAATTTATTTGCGCGAGCCTGTTTTCTCTCACGGCCAGTTATACGTTGCCATTTCTCGTGCAAAAAGTTCATCTGCAGTTAAAGCACTGATAGTTCCAGCAACATATCGAGACGTAGTTACTGAGTGCAAAACTAGAAATGTTGTCTTTCATGAAGTTCTTGAATTAGCTAGACAGTAG